A window of Pseudodesulfovibrio hydrargyri contains these coding sequences:
- a CDS encoding FecCD family ABC transporter permease has product MAAVFCIGLAWGRYPVGISEVLRILGHAAGLPVERDWPGVLETVVMQVRLPRVLAAMLIGGGLSVAGAAFQGLFRNPLVSPYILGVASGAGFGAALGILLWNSPWLIQGSAFFFGMLAVTSAWIMSRLYRSSGPMIIILAGVVVGAFFQSLLSLVKYVADPDDKLPVIVYWLMGSLSSMTMDRLLTVCLPMGVCVLGLLLVRWQLNVLSLGDEEARTLGVEAGRLRLGVIVAVTVVTASAVSVSGIIGWVGLVVPHLARMLVGPDYRRLIPASLALGACYLVLIDGLARNLTATEIPLGILTASVGAPFFAVLLGRGRTGWA; this is encoded by the coding sequence GTGGCCGCTGTATTCTGCATAGGGCTCGCCTGGGGCCGGTATCCCGTGGGCATAAGTGAGGTCCTGCGCATCCTGGGACACGCGGCCGGGCTGCCGGTCGAGCGCGACTGGCCGGGCGTGCTCGAGACCGTGGTCATGCAGGTGCGCCTGCCGCGCGTACTGGCGGCCATGCTCATCGGCGGCGGTCTGTCCGTGGCGGGCGCGGCCTTCCAGGGGCTGTTCCGCAACCCGCTGGTCTCGCCGTATATTCTGGGCGTGGCCTCGGGCGCCGGTTTCGGCGCGGCCCTCGGCATCCTGCTGTGGAACTCGCCCTGGCTCATCCAGGGCTCGGCCTTTTTCTTCGGCATGCTCGCCGTGACCTCGGCCTGGATCATGAGCCGACTGTACCGCTCGTCCGGGCCCATGATCATCATCCTGGCCGGAGTGGTGGTCGGCGCGTTCTTCCAGTCCCTGCTCTCCCTGGTCAAGTATGTGGCCGACCCGGACGACAAGCTGCCGGTCATCGTCTACTGGCTGATGGGCTCCCTGTCCTCCATGACCATGGACCGGCTGCTGACCGTGTGCCTGCCCATGGGCGTGTGCGTGCTCGGCCTGTTGCTGGTCCGCTGGCAGCTCAACGTCCTGTCCCTGGGCGACGAGGAGGCAAGGACCCTGGGCGTGGAGGCGGGCCGCCTGCGGCTGGGCGTGATCGTGGCCGTGACCGTGGTGACCGCCAGCGCGGTCTCGGTCAGCGGCATCATCGGCTGGGTCGGGCTGGTGGTCCCGCACCTGGCGCGCATGCTGGTCGGCCCGGACTACCGCAGGCTCATCCCGGCCAGCCTGGCGCTCGGGGCGTGCTATCTGGTGCTCATCGACGGGCTGGCCCGCAACCTGACGGCCACCGAGATCCCGCTGGGCATCCTGACCGCGTCCGTGGGCGCGCCGTTTTTCGCCGTGCTGCTCGGCAGGGGGAGGACGGGATGGGCATGA
- a CDS encoding ABC transporter ATP-binding protein, translating into MGMTLRAEGLSFAYPGRDAVWADVDLAARPGRVLSILGPNGTGKSTLLRCLAGLVPPRTGRVLAGDQDLAALSRRRTAQAIAMVPQTHTPVFTYRALDVVVMGRTPHLGAFASPNRRDFDAARGAMETMGISHLENVSYSETSGGERQLILFARSLAQGADILLLDEPTSHLDFGNQARTLALIRSLADRGLTVIMTTHFPDHAFEISDQTALLARGRLQAVGSTETVLSPESLSSLYGLGVDIHRLDNGRTVCTVRREEP; encoded by the coding sequence ATGGGCATGACCCTGCGCGCCGAGGGGCTGAGTTTCGCCTATCCGGGCCGCGACGCGGTCTGGGCGGACGTCGACCTGGCCGCCCGGCCCGGCCGGGTGCTGTCCATTCTCGGGCCCAACGGCACGGGCAAATCCACTCTGCTGCGCTGCCTGGCCGGGCTGGTGCCACCGCGCACGGGACGAGTCCTGGCGGGCGACCAAGACCTCGCCGCCCTAAGCCGCCGCAGAACCGCGCAGGCCATCGCCATGGTCCCGCAGACCCACACTCCGGTCTTCACCTACCGCGCCCTGGACGTGGTGGTCATGGGCCGGACCCCGCACCTGGGCGCATTCGCCTCGCCGAACCGGAGGGACTTCGACGCGGCCCGGGGAGCCATGGAGACCATGGGCATCAGCCACCTGGAAAACGTGTCCTACAGCGAGACCAGCGGCGGCGAGCGGCAGCTCATCCTCTTTGCCCGATCCCTGGCACAGGGCGCGGACATCCTGCTCCTGGACGAGCCCACCTCCCACCTGGACTTCGGCAACCAGGCGCGCACCCTGGCCCTGATCCGCTCCCTGGCCGACCGGGGGCTGACCGTGATCATGACCACCCATTTCCCGGACCACGCCTTCGAGATATCCGACCAGACCGCCCTGCTGGCGCGTGGACGGCTTCAGGCCGTGGGCTCCACTGAAACGGTCCTGTCTCCGGAGTCCCTGTCGTCGCTCTACGGCCTGGGCGTGGACATCCACCGGCTGGACAACGGCAGGACCGTGTGCACGGTCCGCCGGGAGGAACCGTGA
- a CDS encoding substrate-binding domain-containing protein has translation MNLTVLAAGSLRKALPAMAKSVGLTLDVRFGPAGLLRGRIEDGLRPELFLSASMAHARAVARFADYGEAVPLLENRLCLFGREEILAEGDALRAMLDPDSRLGTSTPGADPGGDYALAVFDRAETIRPGSRDMLRDRARALVGGDLPSEASGSPVVDLFQTGKVDLFLGYRTTAVDVTARCPGLSILDLPPELSVRPLYGAVARATGDARAALDALRSPEAMEAAANCGFLPADKRIR, from the coding sequence GTGAACCTGACCGTGCTCGCCGCGGGAAGCCTGCGCAAGGCCCTGCCCGCCATGGCAAAGTCCGTCGGGCTGACCCTGGACGTGCGCTTCGGCCCGGCCGGGCTGCTGCGCGGGCGCATCGAGGACGGGCTGCGCCCCGAGCTGTTCCTGTCCGCGAGCATGGCCCACGCGCGGGCCGTGGCCCGGTTTGCCGACTACGGCGAGGCCGTGCCCCTGCTCGAAAACCGGCTCTGCCTGTTCGGTCGCGAGGAGATTCTGGCCGAGGGCGACGCCCTGCGTGCCATGCTCGACCCGGACAGCCGACTGGGGACGTCCACTCCGGGCGCGGACCCGGGCGGGGATTACGCGCTCGCGGTCTTCGACCGGGCCGAGACCATCCGCCCGGGCAGCCGGGACATGCTCCGGGACCGCGCCCGCGCCCTAGTCGGCGGCGACTTGCCGTCCGAAGCCTCGGGCTCGCCGGTCGTGGACCTCTTCCAGACGGGCAAAGTGGACCTCTTCCTCGGCTACCGGACCACGGCCGTGGACGTGACCGCCCGCTGCCCCGGCCTGTCCATTCTGGACCTGCCCCCCGAACTGTCCGTGCGCCCCCTCTACGGCGCCGTTGCCCGCGCCACGGGCGATGCCCGCGCCGCCCTGGACGCCCTGCGCTCGCCCGAGGCCATGGAGGCGGCCGCAAACTGCGGCTTCCTCCCGGCGGACAAGCGAATTCGTTGA
- a CDS encoding FmdE family protein, which produces MNIGQYTFEEFKQKAREFHGYPAPGLLIGGYMVEAAKARLPEGTLFEALVESGKCLPDAVQLLTLCSTGNNWMKVKLLGRYAVSLYDKFTGQGVRVAIDQEKLAKWPEIRAWFMKEKPKAEQDTDQLFREIEEAGDTICSIRPVTVSKKYLGHGHMTSIDVCPVCGEAYPGSDGSICRGCQGEAPYESMEGVLCADDAPDLKIVPVEQAVGKQAVHDMTGIEPGESKGPITKAGDVFDIGDVCRLQRIGKFNVYDGEAVPGDEWVHENDAVKAFAKRMAGPGITYDPNPEEGKINFFAEYPGMLSIDLDALSRFNLSPDVMLATRHDGSLMPEGKGVAGTRAIPLYISRDRFSRALTALGEGPVLSVLPLAPAKVGILVTGTEVFQGIIEDKFIPIVSSKVIRLGCTVHMTDIVPDDREAITKAATAMLDGGCEVVITTAGMSVDPDDVTRAALVDAGLHGDLYGVPMLPGTMTLVGKLGGAAIIGVPACALFYKTTAFDVVLPRILAGQELRRKDLARLGEGGFCMNCKSCSFPKCPFGK; this is translated from the coding sequence ATGAACATCGGACAGTACACGTTTGAGGAATTCAAGCAAAAGGCCAGGGAATTTCACGGCTATCCGGCTCCCGGCCTGCTCATCGGCGGATACATGGTGGAGGCGGCCAAGGCGAGGTTGCCCGAGGGCACCCTGTTCGAGGCCCTGGTCGAGTCCGGCAAATGCCTGCCCGACGCGGTCCAGCTTCTGACCCTGTGCTCCACGGGCAACAACTGGATGAAGGTCAAGCTGCTGGGGCGCTACGCCGTGTCCCTGTACGACAAATTCACCGGCCAGGGGGTCCGCGTGGCCATCGACCAGGAGAAGCTGGCCAAATGGCCCGAGATCCGCGCCTGGTTTATGAAGGAAAAGCCCAAGGCCGAGCAGGACACCGACCAGCTCTTCAGGGAGATCGAGGAGGCCGGGGACACCATCTGCTCCATCCGGCCCGTGACCGTGTCCAAGAAATACCTCGGCCACGGCCACATGACCTCCATCGACGTCTGCCCGGTCTGCGGCGAGGCGTACCCCGGCTCGGACGGCTCCATCTGCCGCGGCTGTCAGGGCGAGGCCCCGTACGAGTCCATGGAGGGCGTGCTGTGCGCCGATGACGCTCCGGACCTCAAGATTGTGCCCGTGGAACAGGCCGTGGGCAAGCAGGCGGTCCACGACATGACCGGCATCGAGCCCGGCGAGTCCAAGGGCCCGATCACCAAGGCGGGCGACGTCTTCGACATCGGCGACGTCTGCCGGCTGCAGCGCATCGGCAAGTTCAACGTCTACGACGGCGAGGCCGTGCCCGGCGACGAGTGGGTCCACGAGAACGACGCGGTCAAGGCGTTCGCAAAGCGCATGGCCGGGCCGGGCATCACCTACGACCCGAACCCGGAAGAGGGCAAGATCAACTTCTTCGCCGAGTATCCGGGCATGCTGTCCATCGACCTGGACGCGCTCTCCCGCTTCAATCTTTCCCCGGACGTCATGCTGGCCACCCGCCACGACGGTTCGCTCATGCCCGAGGGCAAGGGCGTGGCCGGGACCCGGGCCATTCCCCTGTACATCTCCCGCGACCGGTTCAGCCGCGCCCTGACCGCGCTGGGCGAAGGCCCGGTCCTGTCCGTGCTGCCGCTTGCGCCCGCCAAGGTGGGCATCCTGGTCACCGGCACCGAGGTTTTCCAGGGGATCATCGAGGACAAGTTCATCCCGATCGTCTCGTCCAAGGTCATCAGGCTCGGCTGCACCGTGCACATGACCGACATCGTGCCCGACGACCGCGAGGCCATTACCAAGGCGGCCACGGCCATGCTCGACGGCGGCTGCGAGGTGGTCATCACCACGGCGGGCATGTCCGTGGACCCGGACGACGTCACCCGCGCCGCCCTGGTGGACGCGGGCCTGCACGGCGACCTCTACGGCGTGCCCATGCTCCCCGGCACCATGACCCTGGTGGGCAAGCTTGGCGGCGCCGCCATCATCGGCGTCCCGGCCTGCGCCCTGTTCTACAAGACCACGGCCTTCGACGTGGTCCTGCCGCGCATTCTGGCCGGACAGGAACTGCGCCGCAAGGACCTGGCCCGTCTGGGCGAGGGCGGCTTCTGCATGAATTGCAAGTCCTGTTCCTTCCCCAAATGCCCCTTTGGTAAGTAG
- the dsrP gene encoding sulfate reduction electron transfer complex DsrMKJOP subunit DsrP — protein MLELALKGSKRYYGWIAFLLVLIAIGFAAYVNQLTVGLKTTGMSRDVSWGFYISQLTYLVGLAASGVMIVLPNYFHSYKTNKHMVIFGEFMAIAACVMCLLFVIVDIGQPQRMMNMVFHPTPNSILFWDMIVINGYLFLNLLCGWTCLQADRQHLPHPKWVKPFIYTSIIWAFSIHTVTAFLYQGLPGRHYWLTAILAARFLASAFCAGPAILVLVLLVTEKVTTFKMPKNALSTLVKIIMYAMCINMFFFLLEVFTAFYSNIPGHMHPLLYLFEHASTGLVTLMWTFVVFAAISITLLVTPRLRNNLKLLPWTLAMLIIATWLDKGLGLLIGGFNPTPFDTITPYWPTGKELLVSMMIYSIGALIVTVLFKIATEVKEEVGHSQKLPCGCSSEDTCVCSSEDDCGCVSEEAAAEA, from the coding sequence ATGCTTGAATTAGCTCTGAAAGGCTCCAAGAGATACTACGGCTGGATTGCGTTCCTCCTGGTTCTCATCGCCATAGGCTTCGCGGCCTACGTCAACCAGCTCACGGTCGGCCTGAAGACCACCGGCATGAGCCGCGACGTATCCTGGGGATTCTACATCTCCCAGCTGACCTACCTGGTCGGCCTGGCCGCCTCGGGCGTCATGATCGTGCTGCCCAACTACTTCCACTCCTACAAGACCAACAAGCACATGGTCATCTTCGGCGAGTTCATGGCCATCGCGGCCTGCGTCATGTGCCTGCTCTTCGTCATCGTCGACATCGGGCAGCCGCAGCGCATGATGAACATGGTCTTCCATCCGACCCCGAACTCCATCCTGTTCTGGGACATGATCGTCATCAACGGCTACCTGTTCCTGAACCTGCTCTGCGGCTGGACCTGCCTGCAGGCGGATCGGCAGCACCTGCCCCATCCCAAGTGGGTCAAGCCGTTCATCTACACGTCCATCATCTGGGCCTTCTCCATCCACACCGTGACCGCGTTCCTGTACCAGGGACTGCCCGGCCGCCACTACTGGCTGACCGCCATCCTGGCCGCCCGCTTCCTGGCCTCGGCGTTCTGCGCCGGACCGGCCATCCTGGTCCTGGTGCTGTTGGTCACCGAGAAGGTCACCACCTTCAAGATGCCCAAGAACGCGCTTTCCACGCTGGTCAAGATCATCATGTACGCCATGTGCATCAACATGTTCTTCTTCCTGCTGGAAGTGTTCACGGCCTTCTACTCCAACATCCCCGGCCACATGCATCCGCTGCTCTACCTCTTTGAGCACGCGAGCACCGGCCTGGTGACCCTGATGTGGACCTTTGTCGTGTTCGCGGCGATCTCCATCACCCTGTTGGTGACCCCGCGCCTGCGCAACAACCTCAAGCTGCTGCCCTGGACCCTGGCCATGCTGATCATCGCCACTTGGCTGGACAAGGGCCTCGGTCTGCTCATCGGCGGCTTCAACCCCACGCCGTTCGACACCATCACGCCGTACTGGCCGACCGGCAAGGAACTGCTGGTCTCGATGATGATCTACTCCATCGGCGCCTTGATCGTGACCGTGCTGTTCAAGATCGCCACGGAGGTCAAGGAGGAAGTGGGCCACTCCCAGAAGCTGCCCTGCGGCTGCTCCTCCGAGGACACCTGTGTCTGTTCCTCCGAGGACGACTGCGGTTGCGTATCCGAAGAAGCCGCTGCCGAGGCTTAA
- the dsrO gene encoding sulfate reduction electron transfer complex DsrMKJOP subunit DsrO, whose product MKNSRRTFIKLAGIAAAGLAVAPKKALASEGHAPVKPNSTAIHAEHWAMVIDTTKLHTAEAIDKLAGVCHHIHNVPHIEGKQEVKWLWHDTYAHTFPEQENPHLAEEVHERVFPLLCNHCENPPCVRVCPTKATFQRPDGIVAMDYHRCIGCRYCMAGCPYGSRSFNWGEPRLGLDLEKLNPEFPTRMRGVVEKCNFCVERLAVGKEPACVEASEGAMHFGDLKDPDSEVRKVLREKFTIRRKPSAGTEPSVYYII is encoded by the coding sequence ATGAAGAACAGCAGAAGAACCTTCATCAAGCTTGCCGGTATCGCCGCCGCCGGGCTGGCCGTGGCCCCCAAAAAGGCGCTGGCCTCCGAGGGACACGCCCCGGTCAAGCCCAACTCAACGGCCATCCATGCCGAGCATTGGGCCATGGTCATCGACACCACCAAGCTGCACACGGCCGAGGCCATCGACAAGCTGGCCGGGGTCTGCCACCACATCCACAACGTGCCCCACATCGAGGGCAAGCAGGAAGTGAAGTGGCTGTGGCACGACACCTACGCGCACACCTTCCCGGAGCAGGAGAACCCGCACCTGGCCGAAGAGGTCCACGAGCGTGTCTTCCCGCTGCTGTGCAACCACTGCGAGAACCCGCCGTGCGTGCGCGTCTGCCCGACCAAGGCGACCTTCCAGCGCCCGGACGGCATCGTGGCCATGGACTACCACCGCTGCATCGGCTGCCGCTACTGCATGGCCGGCTGTCCCTACGGCTCCCGGTCGTTCAACTGGGGCGAGCCCCGGCTGGGCCTGGATCTGGAGAAGCTGAACCCCGAGTTCCCCACCCGCATGCGCGGCGTCGTCGAGAAGTGCAACTTCTGCGTCGAGCGCCTGGCCGTGGGCAAGGAGCCCGCCTGCGTGGAGGCCTCCGAGGGCGCCATGCACTTCGGCGACCTGAAGGACCCGGATTCCGAAGTCCGCAAGGTGCTTCGCGAGAAGTTCACCATTCGTCGTAAACCCTCGGCAGGCACTGAGCCCAGTGTTTACTACATCATTTAG
- the dsrJ gene encoding sulfate reduction electron transfer complex DsrMKJOP subunit DsrJ, protein MYNGFAIVAGLVIFFAMLTAPFALGTMTKQYKEPELKLPKNEKECIESTEFMRTEHMQLLNEWRDWALRDGKRTYINHKGKEFTISLQNTCMKCHASKADFCDKCHNDAGVSPYCWDCHVQPEGLK, encoded by the coding sequence ATGTACAACGGATTTGCGATCGTCGCCGGGCTGGTCATCTTCTTCGCGATGCTGACCGCTCCCTTTGCGCTCGGCACCATGACCAAGCAATACAAGGAGCCCGAGCTCAAGCTGCCCAAGAACGAGAAGGAGTGCATCGAATCCACCGAGTTCATGCGCACCGAGCACATGCAGCTGCTGAACGAGTGGCGCGATTGGGCCCTGCGTGACGGCAAGAGGACCTATATCAACCACAAGGGCAAAGAGTTCACCATCTCCCTGCAGAACACCTGCATGAAGTGCCACGCCAGCAAGGCCGACTTCTGCGACAAGTGTCACAACGACGCGGGTGTCTCTCCCTATTGCTGGGATTGCCACGTTCAGCCGGAGGGTTTGAAATAA
- the dsrK gene encoding sulfate reduction electron transfer complex DsrMKJOP subunit DsrK: MSDIPKADELFKSIDYNPPLTGWMETPVDFSPGHWCYPAKPEKIAYMDKKLPGLWGEPRQWVPSDVDWKLPANWKETVVNGFRERLKKFRSLQLFMDICVRCGACADKCHYFIGSGDPKNMPVLRAELMRSVYRGEFTVAGKILSKFTGSRVMEEDVLKEWFIYFYQCTQCRRCSLFCPYGIDTAEMTMMARELMHLVGLNTNWIMEPVSNCNITGNHLGIQPHAFKDIVDFMVDDIEEVTGRRVKAPLNEKGHEILFITPSGDVFADPGIYTFMGYLLLFDYLDLDYTLSTYASEGGNFGSFTNNESMKKLNAKMYAEAERLGCKWILGGECGHMWRVIHQYMDTMNGDTQWSGMTTPKSPITGTVFNTAAATKMLHITEFTADLIKHNKLKLDPSRNDHLRVTFHDSCNPARGMGLLEEPRYVLKHVCNNFFEMPPATIREQTFCCAGGSGLNTDEIMEIRLRGGLPRGNALRYVQEQHGVNLMACICAIDRATLIPLADYWAPGVTISGTHELVANALVLEEGEVRTMDMRQEPLPGFEDEDDDWTPPTKEDA; the protein is encoded by the coding sequence ATGTCCGACATTCCCAAAGCAGACGAGCTCTTCAAGAGCATAGACTACAATCCGCCGCTCACCGGATGGATGGAAACCCCGGTGGACTTCTCGCCCGGCCATTGGTGCTACCCCGCCAAGCCCGAGAAGATCGCGTACATGGACAAGAAACTGCCCGGCCTGTGGGGCGAGCCGCGCCAGTGGGTCCCGTCCGACGTCGACTGGAAGCTGCCCGCCAACTGGAAGGAGACCGTGGTCAACGGTTTCCGTGAGCGGCTCAAGAAGTTCCGCTCCCTGCAGCTGTTCATGGACATCTGCGTGCGCTGCGGCGCCTGCGCCGACAAGTGCCACTACTTCATCGGCTCCGGCGACCCCAAGAACATGCCCGTGCTCCGCGCCGAGCTGATGCGTTCGGTCTACCGCGGCGAGTTCACCGTGGCCGGCAAGATCCTGTCCAAGTTCACCGGTTCCCGGGTCATGGAAGAGGATGTCCTCAAAGAGTGGTTCATCTACTTCTACCAGTGCACCCAGTGCCGCCGCTGCTCCCTGTTCTGCCCCTACGGCATCGACACCGCGGAAATGACCATGATGGCCCGCGAGCTCATGCACCTGGTCGGCCTGAACACCAACTGGATCATGGAGCCGGTCTCCAACTGCAACATCACCGGCAACCACCTCGGCATCCAGCCCCACGCCTTCAAGGACATCGTCGACTTCATGGTCGACGACATCGAGGAGGTCACCGGCCGGAGAGTCAAGGCCCCGCTGAACGAGAAGGGCCACGAGATCCTGTTCATCACGCCGTCCGGCGACGTGTTCGCCGACCCCGGCATCTACACCTTCATGGGCTACCTGCTCCTGTTCGACTACCTCGACCTGGACTACACCCTGTCCACCTACGCGTCCGAGGGCGGCAACTTCGGCTCGTTCACCAACAACGAGTCCATGAAGAAGCTCAACGCCAAGATGTACGCCGAGGCCGAGCGTCTGGGCTGCAAGTGGATCCTGGGCGGCGAGTGCGGCCACATGTGGCGCGTCATCCACCAGTACATGGACACCATGAACGGCGACACCCAGTGGTCCGGCATGACCACCCCGAAGTCGCCCATCACCGGCACCGTGTTCAACACCGCCGCGGCGACCAAGATGCTCCACATCACGGAGTTCACCGCCGACCTCATCAAGCACAACAAGCTGAAGCTGGATCCCAGCCGCAACGACCATCTGCGGGTGACCTTCCATGACTCCTGCAACCCGGCGCGCGGCATGGGCCTGCTGGAAGAACCGCGCTACGTGCTCAAGCACGTGTGCAACAACTTCTTCGAGATGCCCCCGGCGACCATCCGCGAGCAGACCTTCTGCTGTGCGGGCGGCTCCGGCCTGAACACCGACGAGATCATGGAGATCCGCCTGCGCGGCGGCCTGCCCCGCGGCAACGCCCTGCGCTACGTGCAGGAACAGCACGGCGTGAACCTGATGGCCTGCATCTGCGCCATCGACCGCGCGACCCTGATCCCGCTGGCCGACTACTGGGCTCCGGGCGTGACCATCTCCGGCACCCACGAGCTGGTCGCCAACGCCCTGGTCCTCGAAGAGGGCGAGGTCCGGACCATGGACATGCGCCAGGAACCCCTCCCCGGTTTCGAGGACGAAGACGACGACTGGACGCCCCCGACCAAGGAGGATGCATAA
- the dsrM gene encoding sulfate reduction electron transfer complex DsrMKJOP subunit DsrM — MNALYSLLFVFLLVLIPLFGVDAAHMRTFFGVCIPTTAFIIFIIGFVYKVVTWGRSAVPFRIPTTGGQFQSFDPELFKQNKLDCPQTGAQTFFRMVLEVFAFRSLFRNTQVSLHQGKDHPVVAYKSSKWLWLFAITFHYSFFIIALRHLRLFLEPIPFLPVGAIEFVDGILQIGAPVMYLSDAGLVAGVLLLLGRRLVLPRINYISYVSDYFPLLLILSVALSGIYMRYYAKVDIIAIKELTMGLVTFHYVVPESISASFFVHVFLVSTLMAYFPFSKLMHMPGVFLSPTRNLPNDSRAKHHVNPWNDPNIKAHAYADYEKEFGVPMAEAGLPLDNPENGVPKDEAEA, encoded by the coding sequence ATGAATGCTCTTTACTCACTTCTGTTCGTCTTTCTCCTGGTGTTGATCCCGTTGTTCGGGGTTGATGCGGCACACATGAGGACTTTCTTCGGTGTCTGCATCCCGACGACGGCGTTCATCATCTTCATTATCGGCTTTGTATACAAAGTCGTCACCTGGGGCCGGAGCGCCGTGCCGTTCCGCATCCCCACAACCGGCGGCCAGTTCCAGTCCTTCGATCCCGAGCTGTTCAAGCAGAACAAGCTGGACTGTCCCCAGACCGGCGCCCAGACCTTCTTCCGCATGGTCCTCGAGGTCTTCGCGTTCCGCTCCCTGTTCCGGAACACCCAGGTGTCCCTGCACCAGGGCAAGGACCATCCGGTCGTCGCCTACAAATCGAGCAAGTGGCTGTGGCTCTTCGCCATCACCTTCCACTACTCCTTTTTCATCATCGCCCTGCGGCACCTGCGCCTGTTCCTCGAACCGATTCCGTTCCTCCCGGTGGGCGCGATCGAGTTCGTGGACGGCATCCTGCAGATCGGCGCTCCGGTCATGTACCTGAGCGACGCCGGCCTGGTGGCCGGCGTGCTGCTGCTGCTCGGCCGCAGGCTGGTTCTCCCCAGGATCAACTACATCAGCTACGTCTCGGACTACTTCCCGCTGCTGCTGATCCTGTCCGTCGCCCTGTCGGGCATCTACATGCGCTACTACGCCAAGGTCGACATCATCGCGATCAAGGAGCTGACCATGGGTCTGGTGACGTTCCACTACGTCGTCCCCGAGTCCATCTCCGCCTCCTTCTTCGTCCACGTCTTCCTGGTCAGCACGCTCATGGCCTACTTCCCGTTCAGCAAGCTCATGCACATGCCGGGCGTCTTCCTGTCCCCGACCCGCAACCTGCCGAACGACTCGCGCGCCAAGCACCACGTGAACCCCTGGAACGACCCCAATATCAAGGCCCACGCCTACGCCGACTACGAGAAGGAATTCGGCGTGCCCATGGCCGAGGCGGGCCTGCCCCTGGACAACCCCGAGAACGGGGTGCCCAAAGACGAGGCCGAGGCCTAG
- a CDS encoding RsbRD N-terminal domain-containing protein, whose translation MTFESTLAERKAELSQKWAELVLRTYPKETQKVWTRQKDRFQNPVGAAIIEATGELFDHLIDWRDAEGMAKSLDKLIRIRAVQDFTPSQAISFVFLLKKLLRDEFFRPMKKDGTLEELLRFEAKVDNLAMMSFDIYSKSREEVFRFRVEEVKRAQSSLLRKAGMVADVTVDKSAD comes from the coding sequence ATGACTTTTGAATCCACGTTGGCCGAACGCAAGGCCGAGCTGTCGCAGAAGTGGGCGGAGTTGGTCCTGAGGACCTATCCCAAGGAAACCCAGAAAGTCTGGACCCGACAGAAGGATCGATTCCAGAACCCGGTGGGGGCGGCCATCATCGAGGCCACCGGGGAACTGTTCGACCACCTGATCGATTGGCGGGATGCCGAGGGTATGGCCAAGAGCCTCGACAAGCTCATCCGTATCAGGGCGGTGCAGGACTTCACCCCCTCCCAGGCCATCAGTTTTGTCTTTTTGCTGAAAAAACTCCTTCGCGACGAGTTTTTCCGGCCCATGAAGAAGGACGGCACCCTGGAGGAGCTGCTCCGGTTCGAGGCCAAGGTGGACAACCTGGCCATGATGTCCTTCGACATCTACAGCAAAAGTCGCGAAGAGGTCTTCCGGTTCCGCGTGGAGGAAGTGAAGCGCGCCCAGAGCAGTCTGCTCAGGAAAGCCGGAATGGTTGCGGACGTTACGGTCGATAAATCGGCCGATTAG